CAGCCGGAGCCGCGGGTGCTTCAGCCGGAGCGGCAGGTGCTTCAGCCGGAGCGGCGGGTGCTTCAGCCGGAGCCGCGGGTGCTTCAGCCGGGGCCGCGGGTGCTTCTGCCGGAGCGGCGGGTGCTTCAGCCGGTGCCGCGGGTGCCTCTGCCGGAGCGGCCGGTGCTTCAGCCGGAGCGGCGGGTGCCTCTGCCGGAGCCGCGGGTGCTTCAGCCGGTGCCGCAGCTGCTTCAGCCGGAGCGGCAGGTGCCTCTGCCGGAGCCGCGGGTGCTTCAGCCGGAGCGGCGGGTGCTTCAGCCGGAGCGGCCGGTGCCTCTGCCGGAGCGGCCGGTGCTTCAGCCGGAGCGGCGGGTGCTTCAGCCGGAGCGGCGGGTGCTTCAGCCGGAAGTTCACCGATCACGATGCGTTTGATAAAGGAGTCGGGAGTGAAGTCCTTCTGCGCGAGGGGGAAGGCGTGAACGCGCTTGGTCTGACGATTCTCCAGTTCCACGCTGGCGGTGCTGCAGTGCAGGAGCCAGGTGGGTGTGCCTTCGATCTTGGATCCATCATTGCGCGTCACGGTGATGCGCTCAATGACCCATTTCGGCTGGTCCTCGGAGCCCTGGTTCGCCCAGTCAGCATCCACGATTTTGATATCCCGGGCCGGGATGGTCACGTCACCCTCTGCTGTGGTCAGCCTGAGGGATCCGTACTCCTGGCGCAGGGAGCCCACGCCCGAGCCCAGTACCACACCGAACTCGGCCAGCTTGATGACGCCCGTCAAAGTCTCGCCACTGCGCAGGACGACGGTGCCGCGGAACTCGCCCGCGACTTCCTGGGCGGCTGCGGGGAAGCATCCCCCGATCAGCAATGCCGCGGCCAGAAGAACCATTGTGCGTCTCGTCCGGTCCATGACCTTCACCTCTTCTGCCTCGTACCCCGGATTTTCGGCTCCGGGTCCGAAGCGGGCGCATCCCTGGGGAGCGCCGGGTGTGTTCACTCGCGACTTCGGCGCGCCCGGGCTTCCAGCGTCTCCGCGAAAGCTTCCAGGCGCAACCGGTTCTGCGCATTCACCGGTCCCGGTCGGTCGCCCTCAATCTCAAGCACCGGTGCCTTCAGATACTGCTTCAGGAGCAGACCCTGAATCTGCCGGAAGCAGAAGGTCTGCGTGTAATGCACGATGCCGTCGATGTTGCGGCGGTCGATCTCCCGGTTGATGTCTTCGATTCGTCCAAAGACATCGTAGGGGTAGGTGTATCTCAAGTACTGCTCGATCAGGTCGCAGTTCTCGCACTGGCACATGGAGAACTGGCGCTGCATTTCATTGTAGACCACCTGCACGCCCAGGCCTTCCAGCACCTGATAGAAGTCCCCAATGATCGTCGGGACACCGATGACCCCGATACGCAGGCGGGACTTTGCGGGTGTTCTCCGGCGTGCTTCGCTGAGCAGGTTCGCCACCTGCGTGGCGAAGCCCTTCACGTCTGAGCAAAAATCCGTGGCGCTCACAAGGTAATAATGATTCTCGAAACCCGACACCACACCCTCCTGCCAGGTGAGACGATCCAGCTCCGCGAGTTGCCGCCGCAGGGGCTCCAGTTCACGGCGCACTGTTTCGGCCTGCTCGAGGGTGGTGCCGAAATGCTCAGCCATCCGCGCCAACTGTCCGGCCAGCAGTTCCCGGTTGCGTTCCGAGGGGTACGCAAAGGGGTATACCTTCACGCCGCGCACCCGGAGGGTCTCCATCATCGCGTGGGTCTGGCTGCAGTCGCCCTGAGTCACCGCGATGATCTCCTCCATGCCCCGGGCGAGCGTGGTGGCATAGATGCCCTTGATCCAGGCGCATGTGTTGCGCGGGTAGCCTTCGCGCTCGGCCGACGCCACCAGGCCAGGGCTGTCGGGGTCGGAGATGAAGATGTTATTGAGGTCCACCGGCACGATATTCGCGGCCAGAAGTATCTCCACCGGAATTGTTGTCGTGAACCCGACCACGCGCGGCATCAGCGAACTCCCATGACACGGTGGCACTGTGGGATGATGCGCACGTCCCGCAGGTGCTGCCGTGCGATCTCATACAGCCGGTGCAGCTTCGTTTCCGTGGGCGCACCATATTCCGCTGCCAACTGGGTAACGGGCTGGAGCACCAGTGGCGCGCTGATTTTCTTCTCTTTGAGCAAGGCCGCGGCGCGTTGCAGTTCCCGGTCAGGAGTGGACTCCAGGACAACGGCTTTCACCGCGACGCACTTGTCGCCGGCGATCTGCGCACTGCGCACGAAAAGGTCCTCCGGCACAGGATGCCGCAGCGTGGAGGGGAGCTTGTAGTCCAGTGAGATGAAGTCCAGCTGGTCCACGACTTCCTGGAGCGCGTCCGGCAGGTGCCCCGCGGATTCCAGCCACACCTGCAGGCCTGCGGCGTGCAGTTCGCGGGCAAGCTCCGAGACGAACCGGGGGTACAGGAGGGGTTCTCCGCCGGTAATCGCCACGGAATGGGTGTGTTCCGCGGGCTTGGCGAGACGGCGCACGTGAGCGGCGACCTGGCCTGCAGTTGTCGGACTGTCGATCTCCATCCACCCATCCAGGCCCGGCTCCGACTGGACGCGGCAGGTGCCCGCCAGTTCCCGCGCCGCCGGGGTATCGCAGTAGACGCAGGTCAGGTCGCAGCCTCGCAGGCGCACGAACACCTGGCGTACCCCAACCAGCGGGCCCTCTCCCTGAAAGGAGCTGAAGATCTCTGCCAGCGGTGCGCGGGTCACGGCACCGGCCTCACTTTGCAGCGGGCAGCGTCGATGGTTTCGAGTTCCCTCGCGAAAGCCGTCATCAAGCGCCGGGCGAACTGTTCCGGGTCAACACCCAGCTCGGCAAGACCCACCGCCGGAACAGGGGCGCCAGCGGGGTCGATATTGAGCGCGAAGTGGATCAGGCTGGAGACCGGAGAAACGGTTGCGATTGAGACCGACAGCTTGCGCTCGCCCACATACAGGTCGTCGCCCTCCCTGTGCAGCTTTTCGACGTGAGCCAACTGTTCGGCGGCGATAGCCACGAGAAGGCGCTGACGCAGGATGGCTTTGGGCAGGTCGGGGTCGAAGAACTCACACAGGAAGTGGAGCATCTCTCGAGCCTCAATGCCCACGCCGCGGGCTACGTCGGCCTTATCCACCATCTCCGATAGTTCGACGCGGCATGGCCCGCAGAATCCGACGCAGGCATCACCGCGCAGATCGAAAGTGTCCAGTATCCAGTGGGAGCGCAGCTCTCGACCTGTGTAAGCGACAGGGACGGTGGCGAAGTGGGTCTGCATGGCTTGGGAGCTCCAATTCCAGGTGAGGGAATGAGGCCACCGGAAACAGGACCGACCGGCACACAGGCCGGCCGGTCGGAGTACTCAGGCTGGAGTGCGCCGGGTTACTTGCCCTTCCGGGCCGCCTTATAACGCATGTACTCCAGCGCCACCTGGGTGGCCGGGAGATCGCAGACCGTGGCGATCCGGTCGAATGCGCGGTTGAGCCCCATGATGGTATCATGCTCAGCATCCGGGTCCTGTTGGCGCACTTTGGTCTCGGTCTCGTAGACCATGGGTAATGCCTTCACGAAAAGTTGGGCCTGGGAGGTGGCGTAGCGCCGGGCCTCGGTGCTGGCGAAAAGCGCCTGCAGATCGGCATTGAGCTGGGCCCAGCCGCGCGTGCTGGCGCTGTGGGCTCTTTGCTGCGCGAGAGCCTCCTGGGTGGCCCGTTCACGCTGAGCTTCGCGCTCCTTGGTGCGCTCCCACGCGTCCACGGTTGCCCCTTCAATGCAGCGGATGTCCAGGCGTTTGCCGGTCTTCGCCTGGAGAACCTGCTGCACCTGGGACTTGTTCACGCGGGTCTCAACATAGCTCGCATGGCGCATGTCCTTTGGGTCGAAGCCCAGGATCAGCGTATCGCCCTCGATGACCAGAGGCACGGCGGCCTCCACGGCTTCCCAGAGGGTCCTTGTAGTACCGGGCAGACGGCGGACGCCCATGTCGACGTCTTTCCACAGCGCCTTGAGATCGATCTCATCTGGCATTTGCGCGAACCTCCGCAGCGCCCGGTTCCGGCACTGGCCGGTATGGCGCGCGTTGACTTTCCCGACGGGCTTCTGTAGGCTAATAACATCCCTGATTGCGCTCGCATTATAGCACAGGGATTCTTGGCATGCAAACCACACTACGATGCCTCGGAGGCCGTCCTTGGACCGCCAGCCAGCCCCAATCCTGAGTATCGAGAACCCCACCAAGATCATCGCCACTATCGGCCCGGCCAGCAGTGGCGAAACCGTCCTGCGCGGTCTGGTGCACGCCGGCGCCGACATGATGCGCCTCAATTTCTCCCACGGGACCCACGAGACCCACGAGGAGATCTTCCGCCGGATCCGCACCATCGAACAGGAGACCGGGCGTTTCCTGGGAGTCATCGCCGATCTGCAGGGGCCGAAGATTCGTACCGGGTTGCTCGAAGGCGGCGGCCCGGTGTTGCTGGAAGCCGGCCAGACACTCACCATCACGACGGAAGAACTCGCCGGTAACGCTTCCCGCGTGAGCACCACCTACAAGTCTCTGCCCGACGACGTGCAGCCCGGTGACCGAATCCTCATGGATGACGGGCTTCTGGAACTGAGGGTCTGCGAGGTCCGGCAGACCGAGGTCCTCTGCGAAGTCGTGGTGGGCGGATTCCTGGGGGAGCACAAGGGCATCAATTTGCCCGGCGTGCAGGTGAGCAGCCCCGCCCTCACTTCCAAGGACCGCGCCGACCTGGAGTTCGCTGTGGCCCTGGGAGTCGACTACATCGCGGTGAGTTTCGTGCGGTCGGCGGTGGATGTGGGGGTAGCGCGGGATGCCATCGCGGCCCTGGGAAGCGACGTTCCGGTAATCGCCAAGCTGGAGAAGCCCGAGGCCATCGATGAGCTCGGGGCCATCATCGACGCCGCCGACGCAATCATGGTGGCTCGTGGTGACCTGGGTGTGGAACTATCCCCCGAGAAGGTGCCGATGATCCAGAAGCGCGTCATCCGCGAGTGCGCCCGACGTAGAAAGCCGGTTATCACCGCCACGCAGATGCTCGATTCCATGCGCGAGCACCCGCGCCCGACACGCGCGGAAGCATCTGACGTGGCCAATGCCATCCTGGACGGCACTGACGCCGTGATGCTGTCGGGGGAGACTGCGGTGGGTCAGTATCCGGTGGAGTCAGTGGCGATGATGCGCCGGATCGCTCAGTCCGCTGAAGAGGAGCTGTTCCTGGGCAGCCACCTGCGACTGGCCAGCGCATCCGACGAACCCTTGAGCTTCGCAGACGCCTTGAGTCGGGCGGCTGCGCAGGTTGCAGAGAATCTGGATACCAAGGCGATCGTGGCTTTCACCCAGTCCGGTTCCAGCGCGCGGCTCGCGTCCCAGTGCCGCCCGAGGGTGCCGGTGCTCGCGGCCACGCCGCTTCCGGGAACTGCGCGGCGGTGCGCTCTGTACTGGGGTGTGCGATCGACGCTCATAGAACCGGTGCAGGATACCGATGAAATGCTGGAAGGCATTGAGCGGCGAATCCGCGAAATGAATATAGCAAAGGCCGGGGACGTGATCGTGGTCACCGCCGGTACACCCATCGGCCGCCGCGGCACCACCAACATGATGAAGCTGCAGGTGATTCACTGACCCGATCTGATGCGGGGTGGGCTCGGGCAGGCGCCGGGTGCTTGCGCCGTCCGGCAGGCTGAGCCCCGGACATGGACACCGGCGCCGGGGCCCGCGTCCATGGAACAGGAGCGTACTCCGGTTCAGTTCCAGACAATGCAGGAACCCTCTGCGTCAAGCCGACAGTTGACGCCTAACCTGCCGCAAAGGGAATGGTGCAAGATGCAGATGGAGGACACCCTCAAGCGCATTCACACGTGCGGAGTGGTGGCGGTAGTTCGCGGCATAGGCGCTGAGGCGCTTACCCGGACTTTGGATGCCCTCTTCGCCGCGGGCGTGGACTGCGTTGAGATCGCCATGTCGGTCCACGGCGCTCTCAAAGATATCAGCCGCTTGAAAGAGCATTGGGCGGACCAGATGATCATCGGGGCCGGAGAAGTCTTGAATGGTGAGATGGCGACCCTCGCCGACGCGGCCCAGGCAGACTTCTGCAGCGGGATCGGCGCCAGCCCCAACATGGTGCGGGCCTCGATCGAGCACGACTTGCTGCCAATTCCCGGAGCACTGACCCCCACCGAGATTCAGGTGGCCTGGCATGCGGGGGCAAGCATCGTCAAACTTTTCCCCGCCGAAATGCTGAATGCAGAATATGTCAGCACCGTCCGGCGGGTGTTGCCGCGGGTCGAAGTCATGCCTTCAGGAGGCATTTCCGCCGACAATGCAGCAGCATTCGTGCGCGCGGGAGCTTTCGCGGTGGGCGCCGGACGCAATGTGGTAGACCCGGCCCTTGTCGAAGCGGGACATTTCGACGAAGTGACCCGTCGTGCCAGGGAGATTCGGCAGGCGGTACTGGCTGCCCGGGAATGAACCCGGGAAGCTTTCGACCGTCCCAAGAACAGTAGAGGAAAACGCCGGACTGATGCCGGGAAAAGAAAGGACAGGGAAGATTCGCACCGAAACAGGACCGGCGCTACTGCGAAACCGAAATCGATGAAGCTATGAACCGAAGCCTCCTGACAATCTGCCTGTCCCTGATTCCGGCCGTGGGCGCACTGGCCGACCCCACGGCGGTCTATGTGTCCATTGCCGGTCGCCCCGCAAACATCGACCCTCCCGCCGTCGTGGTCTCCGATCATCTCATGCTTCCCGCCGGGTTCCTGTCCGGACATCTGGGCATCGCGGTCACCACAGGTTCTGCCGCGGGCTCGTGGCGCCTGGAAGCCTTCGGTCATGTACTGCAGGTGTTCAAAGGCCGCCAGCAGTTTGTGCTGGACAACACAGCCATGAGCGCGGCCCATCCCGCAGTGGTCATCGACGGCCGGCTCTACGTGCCGGTGGAGATGATCAGCCGCAGTTTCGGGATCATCTGGGGTCGCCGAGAGGGGAACAAGGGGTTCGATCTTCTCCCGCCGGGCGCGGTGGTGCAGGATGTGCGCGGCGGCGCGCATCAGGACTACTATCGACTGGTGTTCGACATGTCCCGGCCGTCGCCATACTGGCAGGCGAAATCCAATGGAGAATTGATCATCGACATCCCGCCGCCTGAGGTCCTTCCCCCCGACTGGGGCGCCCTGCGATTGTTCACCTTCGAGGACCCGCTGAAGCCGAAAGTCACCGCGAAGCGCACGGACGACAACTGGACGCGGCTCACGGTGAGCTTCGATAATGGAGGCCAGCCGTCGCTGATCTCCCTGGGCAACCCCAGCCGAATCATCGCCGACATTCCGCGGCTCAAGCCTTTGAACGCCACGCCGGTGGAGCCTGTGGAGCCCCTGCCGAAGAAGTCCCCCGCGCTGCCGCCGAAGGTTGCCACGCCCTGGACGGTCCGCCATTTCAGCACAGCGCGCGGGCTGGTGCGGGTGTTCGTGCTAATCGCATCCCCGACTGCTGTCCGTCCGGCAATGGCCGGGCCCACCATCCGCACCCTGGCGACGGTGAGCAAGATGGCTGCCCGAGCAAGCGCTCCGGCGGCGATCAACGGCGGGCATTTCGACAAGAGCGGCGCGCCCCTTGGCATGCTGGTGATCGACGGCGAGATGATCAAGCACCCCATGCGGAATCGCACAGCTCTTGGGCTGACGTACGACGGGAAGGCAATCATCGGCCACCAGCGGTTCGAGGGCAGCCTGCGCATTGAGGGTCTGCCGAAGCTGGACCTGGGCGGGATCAATGCCAGCCACTGGGCCCTTGCGCGGCCCATGGTCTACACGCGCCGCTGGGGCAATGCCGTGGAGGGAGCCGGCAACAAGGTGCGGCTGGTGATCTCGGGCGACGGTGTCGTCACCCGGGTTGAGAAAACCGGCCTTCCCGTGGGCATTCCGGGGGACGGGTATGTGATCTCGGCCGGAGGCGAAGCGGGTGTCATATTGGCCAATGTGGTCCCGGGCACACGGGCTTCGGTGCACCTGGACGCGGTCCCGCACTGGCCCAATCTCAGGCACGC
Above is a window of Armatimonadota bacterium DNA encoding:
- a CDS encoding 2-hydroxyacyl-CoA dehydratase; this translates as MPRVVGFTTTIPVEILLAANIVPVDLNNIFISDPDSPGLVASAEREGYPRNTCAWIKGIYATTLARGMEEIIAVTQGDCSQTHAMMETLRVRGVKVYPFAYPSERNRELLAGQLARMAEHFGTTLEQAETVRRELEPLRRQLAELDRLTWQEGVVSGFENHYYLVSATDFCSDVKGFATQVANLLSEARRRTPAKSRLRIGVIGVPTIIGDFYQVLEGLGVQVVYNEMQRQFSMCQCENCDLIEQYLRYTYPYDVFGRIEDINREIDRRNIDGIVHYTQTFCFRQIQGLLLKQYLKAPVLEIEGDRPGPVNAQNRLRLEAFAETLEARARRSRE
- a CDS encoding 7-carboxy-7-deazaguanine synthase QueE produces the protein MTRAPLAEIFSSFQGEGPLVGVRQVFVRLRGCDLTCVYCDTPAARELAGTCRVQSEPGLDGWMEIDSPTTAGQVAAHVRRLAKPAEHTHSVAITGGEPLLYPRFVSELARELHAAGLQVWLESAGHLPDALQEVVDQLDFISLDYKLPSTLRHPVPEDLFVRSAQIAGDKCVAVKAVVLESTPDRELQRAAALLKEKKISAPLVLQPVTQLAAEYGAPTETKLHRLYEIARQHLRDVRIIPQCHRVMGVR
- a CDS encoding DUF366 family protein; the protein is MQTHFATVPVAYTGRELRSHWILDTFDLRGDACVGFCGPCRVELSEMVDKADVARGVGIEAREMLHFLCEFFDPDLPKAILRQRLLVAIAAEQLAHVEKLHREGDDLYVGERKLSVSIATVSPVSSLIHFALNIDPAGAPVPAVGLAELGVDPEQFARRLMTAFARELETIDAARCKVRPVP
- the pyk gene encoding pyruvate kinase, encoding MPRRPSLDRQPAPILSIENPTKIIATIGPASSGETVLRGLVHAGADMMRLNFSHGTHETHEEIFRRIRTIEQETGRFLGVIADLQGPKIRTGLLEGGGPVLLEAGQTLTITTEELAGNASRVSTTYKSLPDDVQPGDRILMDDGLLELRVCEVRQTEVLCEVVVGGFLGEHKGINLPGVQVSSPALTSKDRADLEFAVALGVDYIAVSFVRSAVDVGVARDAIAALGSDVPVIAKLEKPEAIDELGAIIDAADAIMVARGDLGVELSPEKVPMIQKRVIRECARRRKPVITATQMLDSMREHPRPTRAEASDVANAILDGTDAVMLSGETAVGQYPVESVAMMRRIAQSAEEELFLGSHLRLASASDEPLSFADALSRAAAQVAENLDTKAIVAFTQSGSSARLASQCRPRVPVLAATPLPGTARRCALYWGVRSTLIEPVQDTDEMLEGIERRIREMNIAKAGDVIVVTAGTPIGRRGTTNMMKLQVIH
- a CDS encoding bifunctional 4-hydroxy-2-oxoglutarate aldolase/2-dehydro-3-deoxy-phosphogluconate aldolase; this translates as MQMEDTLKRIHTCGVVAVVRGIGAEALTRTLDALFAAGVDCVEIAMSVHGALKDISRLKEHWADQMIIGAGEVLNGEMATLADAAQADFCSGIGASPNMVRASIEHDLLPIPGALTPTEIQVAWHAGASIVKLFPAEMLNAEYVSTVRRVLPRVEVMPSGGISADNAAAFVRAGAFAVGAGRNVVDPALVEAGHFDEVTRRAREIRQAVLAARE
- a CDS encoding phosphodiester glycosidase family protein, giving the protein MNRSLLTICLSLIPAVGALADPTAVYVSIAGRPANIDPPAVVVSDHLMLPAGFLSGHLGIAVTTGSAAGSWRLEAFGHVLQVFKGRQQFVLDNTAMSAAHPAVVIDGRLYVPVEMISRSFGIIWGRREGNKGFDLLPPGAVVQDVRGGAHQDYYRLVFDMSRPSPYWQAKSNGELIIDIPPPEVLPPDWGALRLFTFEDPLKPKVTAKRTDDNWTRLTVSFDNGGQPSLISLGNPSRIIADIPRLKPLNATPVEPVEPLPKKSPALPPKVATPWTVRHFSTARGLVRVFVLIASPTAVRPAMAGPTIRTLATVSKMAARASAPAAINGGHFDKSGAPLGMLVIDGEMIKHPMRNRTALGLTYDGKAIIGHQRFEGSLRIEGLPKLDLGGINASHWALARPMVYTRRWGNAVEGAGNKVRLVISGDGVVTRVEKTGLPVGIPGDGYVISAGGEAGVILANVVPGTRASVHLDAVPHWPNLRHAVGAGPQLVRDGEREMTHEEELFRLGPGRPCPRSAVGIDADGNLMFVAAEANVAKGLTLWELSSVMWKLGCRDAMALDGGGSTTVFFKGRVSNHPTDGAQRPVSNAILIYGIP